The DNA region AACCAGATGAAGTGGAGGTACTCAGCCAGCACTCAGATGTGTCTGGTGGTGGGCGGGGGGGGAACAATACAGGAAATACAGGAAGTAGTTCCCGGTGTAACCCTCAGTTAAAGAAGTAACACCAAATtcccgttacattcaagccatcgccacatgagttgctacaaagctaattaagactatatGCTCTGGATTTCTCCGTATTTCTATATTCTTGAGATTGTGGCGTCCTTGGAAGCAAAAGTAATTTCTTCATGGGGGGGGGACAGAAACTAGGACCTCTGGAGCTGCTGTTTCTATTCCGTGTGCTGGCTGTGcagagaagaacaaaaaaatggtgaaacagattaataaaaaacataaaaaacaacatgcagaGAGCTGATCAATCATGATTACCTACAGCGACATTATagaatagggctgcacgattatggccaaaatgataataatgattatttgttgattttaaccataaacaaatgttattggcggtttataactgctttcacatccatattatgttacattattatgttgaagttgtatgttgtcaTATAGTTCACTGttatacatacagctgcaacacatggaaatgaaaattatttgaaataaatagtttaggatttatttttaaaaatacatgcgtcgtgtgtatgaaatgtctgtatcttcactgcgctgcatttttaggaactatgatattctggccatgggtcacatctctggcccaggtccaggtccaagtccaggtccaggtccaggtccagcagctccgtctaacacgctgttactctaccaactgcagttagttgcattcaataacttaaCCGCGATAGCAGAGTAACCAGCGGTAactggtacaaacacaggttctcatgcttaacaatatacagctgtgttaataataattaaaacttttgagaaatgtcagaagtgtgacACCGGCGCTCTAtctctgttgctgggagccatgtgtgagtgaatggcggcaacaacattgcagcggatgcgacctagaggaaaaatattactcgcgccctaaagccctgtgagctaacagacactaactagcaccctagagccctgtgagctaacagacactaactagcaccctagagtcctgtgagctaacagacgctaactagcaccctagagccctgtgagctaacagacactaactagcaccctagagcccagtgagctaacagacactaactggCACCCTAGAGCCcagtgagctaacagacactaactagcaccctagagccctgtgagctaacagacgctaactagcaccttagagccctgtgagctaacagacgctaactagcaccctagagccctgtgagctaacagacactaactagcaccctagagccctgtgagctaacagacgctaactagcaccttagagccctgtgagctaacagacgctcaagtagcaccctagagcctgtgagctaacacactaactagcaccctagagccctgtgagctaacagacactaactagcaccctagagccctgtgagctaacagacgctaactagcaccttAGAGCCcagtgagctaacagacgctaactagcaccttagagccctgtgagctaacagacactaactagcaccctagagcccagtgagctaacagacactaactagcaccctagagccctgtgagctaacagacactaactagcaccctagagccctgtgagctaacagatgctaactagcaccctatagccctgtgagctaacagacactaactagcaccctagagccctgtgagctaacagacgctaactagcaccctagagccctgtgagctaacagacgctacctagcaccctagagcccagtgagctaacagacgctaactagcaccaactagcactcctcactgctgttgtctgaaaaacaacagatgggacaaaatgttgcgtttactggtaaactggtaaaccttgagaccgacgtattaccgactgctatctgttgagttttcctcccattactctgtcctctgggactgtctccatctgaaactaagctgcacggtgcatgATCACACAGTGGTTTGCGGAGCACTAGATTGGCTttgagacaacaacaaaaaagcggAGCTTTCTATGAAacgatgcatttaaaaaataaataaattcgcttgatcacgcaaattggatcgtcaaaatcgtgattaaatttgattaattgtgcagccctacttttcACTATCCAAAAATGTCTTAACTTAAGGACTAACATAACATAAACTGGTTCTCACAAAGATAGTTGTACAAATAACGCACAAACACTTTTACAACACTCGTACATGTAAAGTCAGCATACATTTTGCAGCTGTAGCATCTCTCAACACTCTTCACGTGAACAGTTTCCCTCGTGTCCCAACCGTTTCCCTGCTGACGAGAACCTGCAGCAAAGAAAAGAATAGATTCCATAAAGTCAACTTTTATATTACAAAGGTATTATTTTGGTGGCCAAAACAAatagatttacatttaataaaaactcTGTTATACAAACAGGTAGCTCcaagcaatctgattggttcacaGCCGTGTTATTATAACAACACACAAAGGCTTTGTCTCAAAGTCCTTAGAATTAGACTCAACTTACCTTTATTGCAGCGTATTGAGATGATCTTTGTAACAACAAGCAGAGTTTGAACTAGAGCATGAATCAGAGCTCCTAAAACAAATCCACCAATCCATCCGACTGCTTCACTGGATGAGTCCTCACACACTTTCCCtgaaacacatcacacacagctgATAGAACTCTAACTACACACCAGGTACAACACACAGACTACACACAACACTTACAACGTgtataaaaacctttaaaactaataataaatgaacaaattgtAATTCTTTCCTGATTAAACCACCCAGAAAGAAATCTCACCACTGATAAGAACAAAGGTCTCAGCCTGAGTCTGATGGTTGATTTCCTCCTGGGTGACGACACAGCGGTAGTTGTCTGTCTTGGTCACCGTGGTGATGAGGGTGATGTGGTAGTGGTCTCTGGTTTCTGGGGTCCGTGTCTCCACAGCAGGTAGTTTGGTCCCAGCCCCGTCCCTCCACTCGACTTCAGATGTTAGAGAAGCACCATGAACGTCACACTGCAGCAGGGCCCAGGGAGAGGTGGTGTTGAGAGTTGTGACAGATGGATTTGGTGTTGGACCTGTGGACAAAGTTTAAACAAAATCTTATTAAAGATTAATCCATCTATCTTGATCCCcttatctggtatcgggtctcgggggcagcagctccagtaggggactccaaacttcccttccccgtccctccacctagtcccgggtcttccccgaggcctcctcccagctggacgtccccccacctagtcctgggtcttcccgaggcctcctcccagctggacgtccctctgcctagtcctgggtcttcctcgaggcctcctccagctggacgtccccccacctagtcctggtcttcccgaggcctcctcccgcTGTACGTCCCtctacctagtcctgggtctttccccgaggtctcctcccagctggactccctctacctagtcctgggtcttcctcgaggcctcctcccagctggacgtccctccacctactcctgggtcttccccgaggcctcctcccagctggacccaccacctagtcctgggtcttccccgatgcctcttcccagctggacgtccctccacctagtcctgggtctcctaCGAGGCCTCGtctcagctggacgtccctccacctagtcctggtcttccccgaggcctcctcccagctggacgtccctccacctagtcctgggtcttccccgagactcctcccagctggacgttccTCCaccctagtcctgggtcttccccaaggcctcctccccctggacgtccctccacctagtcctgggtcttccccgaggcctcgtctcagctggacgtccctccacctagtcctgggtcttccccgaggcctcctcccagctggacgtccctccacctagtcctgggtcttccccgaggcctcctcccagctggacgtccctccacctagtcctgggtcttccccgaggcctcctcccagctggacatccctccacctagtcctgggtcttcctcgaggcctcctccaaactggacgtccctccacctagtcctgggtcttccccgaggcctcctcccagctggacgtcccaccacctagtcctgggtctcctccgaggtctcctcccagctggacgtgcctggaacacctccctagggaccccccaggaggcatccatACCAGATGCCCGacccacctcaactggctcctttacTCATAGGGGGGACCTCATAGAGAACCAAATCTGACTGAATGAACTCAGACTGACGGTGGGTGTATCAGAAAAACCACTTTACCGTGTTCAAACCTAAAATAACAGCCGGACATTGACAAACAATAAATCAAGAATTAATACAAGAACTCACCAACAACAAGGTTGATGTAGAAAGTTTGACGTGGCTGAAGACGAGGAAAATAACAGCTGTATTCTCCACTGTCAGATATCTTTGTATTTCTGATGATTATGGAGGCGTTGCCGTGTTTCAGTTCATTTGGGAAATGAGAGACTCGACCTTTGAACTCGGGACTCTGACCTGGACGACCGTTGTTGTAATGGATGCCAGCATCATACAGGAACACCTCCTTCAGATCTTCATCTTCCTGAGGAGCTTTTCTCCAATCAAAGACCTCCGTTACAACGCTCTCCTTGGTGCTGAGGGAACAGGGCAA from Etheostoma spectabile isolate EspeVRDwgs_2016 unplaced genomic scaffold, UIUC_Espe_1.0 scaffold00011042, whole genome shotgun sequence includes:
- the LOC116679386 gene encoding CD276 antigen homolog, whose translation is MLFLVCLLVLSGPTLGQEQGSDVKVVVREDSDVVLPCSLSTKESVVTEVFDWRKAPQEDEDLKEVFLYDAGIHYNNGRPGQSPEFKGRVSHFPNELKHGNASIIIRNTKISDSGEYSCYFPRLQPRQTFYINLVVGPTPNPSVTTLNTTSPWALLQCDVHGASLTSEVEWRDGAGTKLPAVETRTPETRDHYHITLITTVTKTDNYRCVVTQEEINHQTQAETFVLISGKVCEDSSSEAVGWIGGFVLGALIHALVQTLLVVTKIISIRCNKASTRNRNSSSRGPSFCPPPMKKLLLLPRTPQSQEYRNTEKSRAYSLN